The following are from one region of the Synechococcus sp. CBW1108 genome:
- a CDS encoding nucleotide sugar dehydrogenase, with protein sequence MDAPSIRSICCIGAGYVGGPTMAVVADRCPHIQVTVVDLNEERIGAWNSADLSLLPIYEPGLDEVVGRARGRNLHFTTSVEGAIATADMVFISVNTPTKTHGVGAGQASDLKWIEASARMLATAATGHTIVVEKSTLPVRTAQAVKSILEAGPAGKSFAVLSNPEFLAEGSAIRDLENPDRVLIGGESQEAIEALAGIYGHWVAPEKILRTNLWSSELSKLTANAFLAQRISSINSIAALCEATGADVREVANAIGADSRIGPKFLKAGPGFGGSCFQKDILNLVYLCRYYGLEDVASYWEQVVTLNTWQQHRISRLMVNRLFGTISGKRIAVLGFAFKADTNDTRESPAIQVCLDLLEEGACLAIVDPKVREGQISIDLGKPAGQGEGNWQLVDSVAAAAEGADALVLLTEWQQFGQINWPEVAALMRQPAWLFDSRAKADGAAARAAGLNVWTLGEG encoded by the coding sequence ATGGACGCACCATCAATTCGCAGCATTTGCTGCATTGGTGCCGGCTATGTGGGCGGCCCGACAATGGCCGTGGTGGCCGATCGCTGCCCCCACATCCAGGTCACGGTGGTGGACCTCAACGAGGAGCGGATTGGGGCCTGGAACTCCGCCGATCTCAGCTTGCTGCCCATCTATGAGCCCGGGCTCGATGAGGTGGTGGGCCGGGCGCGGGGTCGCAACCTGCACTTCACCACCTCGGTGGAGGGGGCGATCGCGACTGCCGACATGGTGTTCATCTCCGTGAACACCCCCACCAAGACCCACGGGGTGGGGGCAGGGCAGGCAAGTGATCTCAAGTGGATCGAGGCATCCGCGCGCATGCTGGCAACGGCGGCCACTGGCCACACGATCGTGGTCGAGAAGAGCACCCTGCCGGTGCGCACGGCCCAGGCGGTGAAGTCGATTCTGGAGGCTGGCCCGGCGGGCAAGAGCTTTGCGGTGCTCTCGAATCCGGAGTTTCTGGCGGAGGGCTCGGCGATTCGAGATCTGGAGAATCCCGATCGGGTGCTGATTGGTGGGGAATCCCAGGAAGCGATTGAGGCGCTGGCGGGGATCTACGGCCACTGGGTGGCCCCGGAAAAAATTCTGCGCACCAATCTATGGAGCAGCGAGCTCAGCAAGCTCACGGCCAATGCTTTCCTGGCCCAGCGGATCAGCTCGATCAACAGCATCGCCGCCCTCTGTGAGGCCACCGGTGCCGACGTGCGCGAGGTGGCCAATGCGATCGGTGCAGACAGTCGCATCGGACCCAAGTTTCTCAAGGCCGGCCCTGGATTTGGCGGCAGCTGCTTCCAGAAGGACATCCTAAATCTGGTTTACCTGTGCCGTTATTACGGCCTTGAGGATGTGGCGAGCTACTGGGAACAGGTGGTAACCCTGAACACGTGGCAACAGCACCGCATCTCCAGGCTGATGGTGAATCGGCTGTTCGGCACGATCAGCGGCAAGCGGATCGCCGTTTTGGGCTTTGCCTTCAAGGCCGATACCAACGACACCCGCGAATCGCCCGCGATCCAAGTCTGCCTGGACCTGCTGGAGGAGGGGGCATGCCTGGCGATCGTTGATCCCAAGGTTCGCGAAGGCCAGATCAGCATCGATCTGGGTAAGCCCGCTGGCCAGGGCGAGGGCAACTGGCAGTTGGTGGATTCGGTGGCGGCGGCGGCCGAAGGCGCCGATGCCCTGGTGCTGCTCACCGAGTGGCAACAGTTTGGCCAGATCAACTGGCCTGAGGTGGCTGCGCTGATGCGCCAGCCGGCCTGGCTCTTTGATTCAAGGGCCAAGGCT